The following proteins come from a genomic window of Dreissena polymorpha isolate Duluth1 chromosome 1, UMN_Dpol_1.0, whole genome shotgun sequence:
- the LOC127864505 gene encoding U11/U12 small nuclear ribonucleoprotein 25 kDa protein-like: MSEVAHKDAPGSHGVEESLPHTEAISVVRKELADIIQGDPLLCDLPAEITLDEIQSQIALEYGQAMVVNVRRADNQVMGIVVTQNATVLDLKHAIKRHFVLQQNRAKGPTKLSWKYVWKRHWLYFDGQRLTDDNKKIKDYGIHNKDEVTFMKRLQER, translated from the exons ATGTCTGAAGTGGCCCACAAAGATGCTCCAGGAAGTCATGGAGTGGAAGAAAGTCTGCCGCACACTGAGGCAATTTCAGTGGTGCGGAAAGAACTGGCAGATATCATACAG GGTGACCCTCTACTATGTGATTTACCAGCAGAGATAACACTTGACGAGATACAGTCTCAGATTGCCCTGGAATACGGACAAGCCATGGTGGTAAATGTACGGCGGGCTGACAACCAAGTCATGG GAATTGTTGTAACCCAGAATGCAACTGTGTTAGACCTAAAGCATGCTATCAAGAGACATTTCGTATTACAACAAAACAGAGCAAAGGGACCTACAAAACTGAGTTG GAAATATGTATGGAAGAGACACTGGCTTTACTTTGATGGACAGCGACTCACGGATGACAACAAGAAAATAAAAGA CTACGGAATCCACAACAAAGACGAGGTGACGTTCATGAAACGGCTGCAAGAGAGATGA